In Microcoleus sp. FACHB-831, a single window of DNA contains:
- a CDS encoding TIGR04283 family arsenosugar biosynthesis glycosyltransferase — MQNVSIVIPALNEAKCLQRTLRQLSLLDPPAWEVVVVDGGSEDETVAIAISSGVRVIHSNGRGRSLQMNQGAEAATGEIVCFLHADTSVPDDLIAIIDKTLSDKSVACGGFISLMAGESTTRWGVSLHNYLKTYYAPLLFRPRLFFKGLRLLFGDQVMFCRRADFWDCGGFDPALPIMEEADLCVKLVQRGRIRQVNRVVQSSDRRVARWGSLKATAIYVYIGFLWGIGVNATYLKKFYDDIR, encoded by the coding sequence ATGCAGAACGTCTCTATCGTCATTCCCGCTTTGAATGAGGCGAAGTGTCTACAGCGTACTCTGCGTCAGCTTAGTCTCTTAGATCCTCCCGCGTGGGAAGTGGTAGTAGTGGATGGCGGGAGTGAAGACGAAACGGTTGCGATCGCTATCTCATCTGGGGTGCGTGTCATCCACTCGAATGGGCGGGGGCGATCGCTACAAATGAACCAAGGCGCAGAAGCAGCAACAGGAGAAATTGTCTGCTTTCTACATGCCGACACTTCTGTGCCAGATGACCTTATTGCAATTATCGATAAGACTTTATCAGATAAGAGCGTTGCCTGCGGGGGATTTATTTCCCTGATGGCGGGTGAATCGACAACGCGCTGGGGAGTTTCGCTGCATAATTACCTGAAAACTTACTACGCGCCCCTGCTTTTCCGACCCCGGCTATTTTTTAAGGGGTTGCGCTTGTTATTTGGCGATCAGGTAATGTTCTGTCGCCGCGCCGATTTTTGGGATTGCGGGGGTTTTGACCCTGCCCTCCCGATTATGGAAGAAGCTGATTTGTGCGTTAAGTTGGTGCAACGGGGACGAATACGCCAAGTGAATCGCGTCGTCCAAAGTAGCGATCGCCGCGTGGCGCGTTGGGGTAGTCTTAAAGCTACGGCAATTTACGTTTATATTGGCTTTCTTTGGGGTATTGGAGTAAATGCAACCTACCTCAAAAAGTTCTATGACGATATTCGCTAA
- a CDS encoding carotenoid oxygenase family protein: MTVTAVNPYLDNNFAPVSEETTADDLVVLGELPADLSGMFVRNGPNPQFPPSDRYHWFEGDGMLHGVHLGNGKASYRNRYVQTQKYKSERDANRAMLGGLFGSSPKDRPRVSGNTANTAFVYHAGRLLALWEGGEPHAIELPSLDTVGSYNYGGKLASSFTAHPKVDPITGEMMFFGYSPVAPPYLHYGVVSAEGELLRTVPIELPMGVMMHDFAITQNYSIFMDLPLTFSMQRAQRGEPLLMFESNRASRFGIVPRHGDNSNIGWFETAACYVFHTLNAYEDGDEIVLIASRMNGTTVLGASNNNHDGKSDIPLLHRWRFNLKTGAIKEEYLDDVASEFPRINEQLLGRNSRYGYTSRSAPTSMPLFDGLIKYDLLNGSSQTHKFGRDRYGGEGVFVPRPNATTEDDGWLLTFVRDTIEETSELVVVSAKDMTAEPVARVIIPQRVPYGFHGTWVADSQIAG; this comes from the coding sequence GTGACAGTAACAGCAGTTAATCCCTATCTAGATAACAACTTCGCCCCAGTATCAGAGGAAACTACCGCCGATGACCTCGTGGTGCTGGGGGAACTACCCGCCGACTTATCGGGGATGTTCGTCCGCAATGGCCCCAATCCTCAATTTCCCCCAAGCGATCGCTACCACTGGTTTGAGGGGGATGGAATGCTGCATGGCGTGCATCTTGGCAATGGCAAAGCTAGCTATCGCAACCGCTACGTGCAGACACAGAAATATAAAAGCGAACGGGATGCTAATCGCGCTATGTTGGGGGGATTGTTTGGAAGTTCCCCTAAAGACCGTCCCCGCGTTTCTGGAAATACAGCGAATACCGCTTTTGTTTACCACGCCGGACGCTTGCTAGCTTTGTGGGAAGGCGGAGAACCACACGCTATCGAACTTCCCAGCTTAGACACAGTTGGCTCATACAATTATGGTGGCAAGCTGGCATCATCTTTCACCGCGCATCCCAAAGTCGATCCCATAACTGGCGAAATGATGTTCTTTGGCTACTCCCCAGTAGCGCCGCCGTACTTGCACTATGGCGTTGTCTCCGCAGAGGGGGAACTGTTGCGGACGGTTCCGATTGAGTTGCCAATGGGAGTGATGATGCACGACTTTGCCATCACCCAAAATTACAGCATCTTCATGGATTTGCCCCTAACTTTTAGCATGCAAAGGGCACAGCGGGGCGAACCACTCTTAATGTTTGAATCCAACCGTGCGAGTCGTTTTGGCATCGTTCCTCGACACGGAGATAACAGTAATATCGGCTGGTTTGAGACTGCTGCTTGCTACGTCTTCCATACGCTGAATGCTTATGAAGATGGCGATGAAATTGTCTTAATTGCCAGCCGTATGAATGGGACAACCGTACTTGGAGCGTCAAATAATAACCATGATGGTAAGAGCGATATTCCCCTGCTGCATCGTTGGCGGTTTAATCTGAAGACTGGTGCTATTAAAGAAGAGTATCTTGATGATGTCGCCTCAGAATTTCCTCGTATAAACGAGCAACTTTTAGGTAGAAATTCTAGATACGGCTACACTTCGCGCAGCGCTCCTACCAGTATGCCCCTCTTTGATGGGTTGATCAAGTATGACTTATTAAATGGTTCCTCTCAAACTCACAAATTCGGACGCGATCGCTATGGCGGTGAAGGCGTTTTTGTCCCTCGTCCTAATGCTACAACTGAAGATGATGGTTGGCTGCTCACTTTCGTCCGCGACACCATAGAAGAAACCTCTGAATTAGTGGTAGTAAGCGCTAAAGATATGACTGCGGAACCTGTCGCCCGCGTTATCATTCCTCAGCGCGTTCCTTATGGTTTTCATGGCACTTGGGTTGCCGATTCCCAGATTGCTGGGTAA
- a CDS encoding cytochrome P450, with amino-acid sequence MVVQTKAQLKSAEEMPGSYGLPYLGEALELFGDLELFYWRRFGRYGSVFKTRILGRKGAYLIGPDANRVVLVEQAEHMSSEQGWAFLKPLFGKSILLQDGEEHRATRRLMYPAFHGKAIATYFDTIQDVVQNFLKDWGERGTIPLDSDFRKLTLSVATRLFLGTQTQGEVEQTSKWFTQLMESRLALLKWDVPFTLYGRGQDDRRKLIAFLQKIIAERQAAGNLQESKDVLGLLLAAEDEDGNKLSEAQVINEALLLLFAGHETTATLLSWVLFELGNHPQWRDRLRLEQAEVVGDAPLTLSHLKQLPQLTNVLKEGERLYPPVFGFSRGVLKDIEYAGYRIPAGWFVTISPMLTHRLPELYAEPDRFDPDRFAPGREEDKKHPLALVGFGNGPHSCLGFEFAQMEMKIVLSYLLRHYDWTVTPERSEIAPVRQPGKVEHSLRGHIKPL; translated from the coding sequence ATGGTTGTCCAAACTAAGGCGCAACTGAAATCCGCAGAAGAGATGCCTGGTAGCTATGGTTTGCCCTACCTTGGGGAGGCGCTGGAACTGTTCGGAGATTTAGAACTGTTTTACTGGCGGCGTTTCGGGCGCTATGGTTCGGTTTTTAAGACGCGAATTTTAGGGCGTAAAGGTGCTTATTTGATTGGCCCCGATGCGAATCGGGTGGTGCTGGTGGAACAAGCAGAGCATATGTCGTCAGAGCAGGGGTGGGCGTTTCTGAAACCACTGTTTGGCAAGAGCATTTTGTTGCAAGATGGCGAGGAACATCGAGCGACGAGGCGGTTGATGTATCCAGCGTTTCATGGCAAGGCGATCGCTACCTACTTTGACACGATCCAAGATGTCGTGCAAAACTTCCTCAAAGATTGGGGCGAGCGCGGTACTATTCCTCTAGATTCCGACTTCCGCAAGCTGACCCTGAGCGTTGCTACTCGCCTTTTTTTGGGAACCCAAACGCAGGGCGAAGTCGAACAGACGAGTAAGTGGTTTACGCAACTGATGGAAAGCAGACTAGCGCTGCTGAAGTGGGATGTCCCTTTTACGCTGTACGGTCGCGGTCAAGATGACCGTCGTAAATTAATAGCTTTTTTGCAAAAAATCATTGCAGAACGTCAGGCTGCGGGCAATTTGCAGGAATCAAAAGACGTTTTGGGGTTGCTGCTGGCGGCGGAAGATGAAGACGGCAACAAGTTAAGCGAAGCGCAGGTAATTAATGAGGCGTTGCTGCTGTTGTTTGCCGGACACGAGACTACAGCCACGTTGCTGAGTTGGGTATTGTTTGAGTTGGGAAATCATCCCCAGTGGCGCGATCGCTTGCGCTTAGAACAAGCTGAAGTTGTCGGTGACGCACCCCTTACCCTATCGCATCTCAAGCAACTTCCCCAACTTACTAACGTACTCAAAGAAGGAGAACGCCTTTATCCCCCAGTTTTTGGCTTTAGTCGCGGCGTTTTGAAAGATATTGAGTATGCTGGTTATCGCATCCCCGCTGGCTGGTTTGTGACTATCTCGCCAATGCTGACTCACCGCCTTCCAGAATTGTACGCCGAGCCGGATCGCTTTGACCCCGACCGATTTGCACCAGGTCGCGAAGAAGATAAAAAACATCCTTTGGCACTGGTGGGTTTTGGCAATGGCCCCCACAGTTGTTTGGGGTTTGAATTTGCTCAAATGGAGATGAAAATTGTCCTTTCTTATCTGCTGCGCCATTATGATTGGACGGTGACGCCAGAACGTTCTGAAATTGCTCCCGTTCGTCAGCCTGGTAAGGTTGAACATAGTCTAAGAGGGCATATTAAGCCTCTGTAA
- a CDS encoding carbon dioxide-concentrating mechanism protein CcmK — protein sequence MPAAVGMIEVKGLPPALAVADAMVKAARVTLVGCEKVSSARYTVIVRGSVSEVTVSVDAGLDAIKRVTSEENLFLSSHVIASPHENIECVLPIHYTESTDQFRLG from the coding sequence ATGCCAGCAGCGGTCGGTATGATTGAAGTGAAAGGTCTTCCTCCTGCGCTAGCAGTAGCAGACGCAATGGTTAAAGCAGCCCGCGTGACGCTGGTCGGTTGTGAAAAAGTTAGCAGCGCCCGCTACACTGTCATTGTCCGGGGGAGCGTGTCGGAGGTGACAGTCTCTGTTGACGCTGGGCTTGATGCGATAAAGCGAGTCACTAGCGAGGAAAATTTATTTTTATCCTCCCACGTCATTGCCAGTCCCCATGAAAATATAGAGTGCGTTCTGCCAATCCACTACACAGAATCGACCGATCAGTTCCGACTGGGGTGA
- a CDS encoding Mut7-C RNAse domain-containing protein has protein sequence MNQADFRFHPTFNHFLPPSRREIAFTHFFDGRVSIKDTIESLGVPHTEVDLIVVNDASVDFSYILQDGDKISVYPVFAAVDIEPKVHLRSQPPTRFVLDIHLGKLANSLRLLGFDTLYRNDYEDEQLAKISSSEGRILLTRDRGLLKRSLVTHGYSVRETNPQLQIVEVLRRFNLFGAISPFRRCIRCNGTLESVSKEAIIDQLPPQTRQNYDEFSRCQSCNQIFWKGTHYQQMLQFIESVKQG, from the coding sequence ATGAATCAAGCTGATTTTCGCTTCCACCCAACGTTCAATCATTTTCTACCCCCTAGTAGAAGAGAGATTGCTTTTACTCATTTCTTTGATGGTCGAGTTTCCATCAAAGACACGATCGAATCTTTGGGAGTGCCGCATACAGAAGTTGACTTAATTGTGGTTAACGATGCGTCTGTAGACTTTTCTTATATATTGCAAGATGGAGACAAAATTAGCGTTTATCCCGTTTTTGCGGCAGTTGATATCGAGCCTAAAGTACATCTGCGATCGCAACCGCCGACACGGTTTGTGTTGGATATTCACTTGGGCAAGCTAGCAAATTCGCTGCGGTTGTTGGGTTTTGATACGTTGTATCGCAATGATTATGAGGATGAGCAATTAGCTAAGATATCGAGCAGTGAAGGGAGGATATTGCTAACGCGCGATCGCGGCTTGCTCAAGCGCAGTCTCGTCACGCACGGCTACTCAGTCCGCGAAACTAATCCCCAACTCCAAATAGTTGAAGTTTTGCGACGCTTTAATTTATTCGGAGCGATTTCCCCATTTCGACGCTGCATTCGCTGCAACGGTACTTTAGAATCAGTTTCTAAAGAAGCCATTATCGACCAACTGCCACCCCAGACTCGGCAAAATTATGATGAATTTAGCCGCTGTCAATCGTGCAATCAAATATTTTGGAAAGGTACACACTATCAGCAGATGTTGCAATTCATTGAAAGCGTAAAGCAAGGATGA
- the ubiG gene encoding bifunctional 2-polyprenyl-6-hydroxyphenol methylase/3-demethylubiquinol 3-O-methyltransferase UbiG, which yields MKKNDLKFYDLSADSWWEEDAKIYALYHLNQPRFEFCDRFVSNWQDLKVLDVGCGGGFTCEFIAKKGAIVSGIDQSAKCIRQADMHAVSSGLEIDYQQGFAESLPYRDRAFDVVICVDVLEHIADLSKTVKEIHRVLQPNGLFFFDTINRNLKSKLVMIWLLENILQEIPRGVHDWEKFIKPEELTDLLHKTGFNSIGIKGFDLFGGRLHENILSYIRYKKKGNFKGQINNNTSLMYIGKAVKSDSQ from the coding sequence ATGAAAAAAAATGATTTAAAATTTTATGATTTGAGTGCAGATAGCTGGTGGGAAGAAGATGCTAAAATCTACGCTCTATATCATCTAAATCAACCGCGCTTCGAGTTTTGCGATCGCTTTGTTTCTAATTGGCAGGATTTGAAAGTATTAGATGTTGGCTGTGGTGGCGGTTTCACTTGCGAATTTATAGCAAAAAAAGGCGCTATTGTATCGGGTATAGACCAATCTGCAAAATGTATTAGACAAGCCGATATGCATGCAGTTAGCAGCGGTCTTGAGATTGATTATCAGCAAGGCTTTGCAGAAAGCCTGCCTTATCGCGATCGCGCCTTTGATGTTGTAATATGCGTTGATGTTTTAGAACATATCGCCGATTTGTCTAAAACAGTTAAAGAAATTCATAGAGTCCTCCAACCTAACGGATTATTCTTTTTCGACACAATTAATAGGAACTTAAAATCTAAACTGGTAATGATTTGGCTCCTAGAAAATATCTTGCAAGAAATTCCGCGCGGCGTTCACGATTGGGAAAAGTTTATTAAGCCAGAAGAATTAACCGATTTGCTGCATAAAACTGGATTCAATAGTATAGGCATTAAAGGATTCGACTTGTTTGGTGGGCGATTACACGAAAATATTCTTTCCTATATACGCTATAAAAAAAAGGGTAATTTTAAAGGGCAAATTAATAACAATACATCGTTAATGTATATCGGTAAAGCCGTTAAATCTGATAGCCAATAG